DNA from Pseudocitrobacter corydidari:
CCCTTCCTGCAAACCCAGCACAATCACGTAATCCGCCTGCTGACCCTTACTGGCATGCACGGTCATAAAATCGATATTCAGCTTCGGCCAACGGGTGGCGGCTTTTTCCAGTGCGGCCGGTTTCAGATGGTGATAACGCGCCAGCACCAGAATGCGCTGCTCCGCCGTGACGTAACCGCTTAGCTTGTCAAACAGCGCATCAAGCTGATCGTCCGGCAACAGGGTAACCGCCTTTTTATCACCGGCCGTCAGGCTGTTTAATGGCTTATGCAGCTGGTGCGGGTTTTGTTGAATAAAACGGTTGGCTATCTGACCGATGCGACCGTTGAAGCGATAGGTGGTATCCAGCGCGCAGTTATCGCCCTCGCCGAAATAGTGCGTAAAGGCCGTCGTAAGCGACAACTGTGCACCGCTGAAGCGATAAATTGCCTGCCAGTCATCCCCCACGGCAAATAGCGTGGTTTGTGAATTCTGCTTACGCAGCGCTGCCAGCAAGGCCGCGCGCTGTGGGGAGATATCCTGAAACTCATCGACCAGAATGTGTTTCCAGGGGCTGACAAAGCGCCCTTTTTCCAGCACGTTAATCGCCTGGTGAATCAGCCCGGAGAAGTCCACCGCGTTCTCTTCTTTTAGCGCGGTTTTCCACGCTTTCAGCAGCGGGGCCATCAGCTTAACGCGCTTGCCGAACAGTTCACGAACCTCTTCCGGCGCGTTGTCGATCATCTCAGCCTGGGTACCGCCATGCATACGCATCAGGCTCACCCAGCGATCCAGTCGGCTGCCCATCCGTTTGAGGATCTTCGCATCATTCCAGAAATTGTCTTCGCCAACCTCCCAGCCCATCTCTTCCTGTAACCATAAGCGCCAGCCCTTGGCCTGGGCTTTTTTCTCTTTACACTGCTGCTGCCAGCAGTCGGTGAAAAGTTTGTAGCGGGCGGCGGTGTCATTTTCCAGTTTGCTGACCACCGGCACTTTTTTACTGCCCTGCTGAATGATGTGCAACGCCAGGGAATGGAAGGTTCGCGCGGATATCGCATCCGTGTGCAGACGCTCCTGTATACGCTCATCCATCTCCTGCGCCGCTTTGCGCCCAAACGCCAGCAGTAAGATTTGCTCTGCCGCCGCTTCGCCGCGTGTCATCAGCCAGCCTGCGCGCGCCACCAGCACCGACGTTTTACCGCTACCTGCGCCCGCCAGCACCAGCAGTGAGCGTTCACCGTTCACCACCGCACGCGCCTGCGAATCGTTAAGCGGTGAGGATTCAACCTGTTCGAAGAAATCGGCGTACTGTTCCAGCATCGAGTCGGTATAGCGCTGATTATGCGCCTGACGGCTGGCTTCCACATCGTTGAGCCAGGCCTGACACTGCTGCCACGCCTCGCGACAGTTGTCGAAGCTATCGAGGCGACTCACCGGTACCGGCAAACCTTCCAGCGCATGCAAAATCCGTTGACGGATAGTCGCAGTCTGCTGGCGGGTAAGCCATTTCCCGACGTCGTTATTGTCAGCAATCTCTGCCAGCAGTTGCTGTAACACATCGGCGGAAATGTCGCTCATCTCCTGGCTCCATGCCTGCCATCGGGTGATTAAGTGACGATGAAAACGTTGGGTTTCGCCCCACTCTGTACCGTGCAGACGGACAACTTTATCTTCGGGCAGGACAAATTCCAGCTCGCCCCATACCAGCCCGCGCTTGCAGTTAATCGACAACAACTGATTGAAAGGAATGAGATATTCATGCTGTTCGCCCGATACCTTAACCCCCGCGTTGAGAAGCTCAACCCGATCGTAAGGATGCTGCGCCATGCGCTTGCCCAACGTTGTCGCTCTTAATTCCATCTTCGCCAAATCCTGACTTTTTCGATATCACACAGTGTAACCGCCAGAGAATAGGTGCTCCAGCGCAAAAAAACGTTACAATTACCCGGACTTATTATTCGCAGGCCGCACAGAGGATTTATGCGTACCGTTCTGAATATTTTAAATTTTGTATTAGGTGGTTTTGCCACAACCCTGGGTTGGCTGGTAGCAACATTCTTCAGCATCGTTTTTATTATCACTCTGCCGCTCACCCGTTCCTGCTGGGAGATAACCAAACTGTCGCTGCTCCCTTACGGCAACGAAGCGGTGCATGTTGATGAACTGGAGCCGCAGTCAAAAAACAGCGTGCTGAATGCGGGAGGCACCGTGCTCAATATTGTCTGGCTGGTGCTGTTTGGCTGGTGGCTGTGCCTGTCGCATATCGCGGTAGGTATTACACAATGCATCAGCATCATCGGGATCCCGGTGGGTATCGCCAACTTTAAAATCGCGGCGATTGCGCTGTGGCCGGTTGGCCGTCGCGTGGTACCGGTTGAAGTGGCTCGCGCCGCGCGTGAAGCCAATGCGCGTCGTCGCTTCCAGTAATCGGGGCTGAATCTCTTTATGTTAAGTCCCCTGCTACGCCGCTATACATGGAACAGCGCATGGCTTTATAACGTCAGGATTTTTATCGCCCTGTGTGGCACCACGGCGCTGCCGTGGTGGCTCGGTGATTCAAAACTGACTATTCCTTTAACCCTCGGCGTCGTTGCGGCGGCGCTGACCGACCTTGACGATCGTTTAGCCGGACGTCTGCGTAATCTGGTGATTACGCTTATCTGCTTCTTTATTGCTTCCGCTTCCGTCGAGTTGCTCTTCCCCTGGCCGTGGCTGTTTGCGCTGGGGCTGACGGTGTCGACCACCGGGTTTATTCTGTTAGGTTGCCTGGGGCAACGCTACGCGACGATAGCCTTTGGCGCGCTGCTGATTGCCATCTATACCATGCTGGGCGTTTCCCTCTATTCCCAGTGGTATCAGCAACCGATGCTGCTGATTGCCGGCGCGGTCTGGTATAACTTGCTGACGCTTACCGGGCATCTGATTTTCCCGATCCGCCCATTGCAGGATAATATCGCTCGAAGCTATGAACAGCTGGCTCATTATCTGGAACTGAAATCACGTCTGTTCGACCCGGACATTGAAGACGAAAACCAGGCCCCGCTGTATGAACTGGCGCTGGCAAACGGCAAGCTGATGGCGACGCTCAACCAGACCAAAACCTCGTTGCTGACGCGCCTGCGCGGCGACCGTGGCCAGCGCGGGACGCGTCGCACACTGCACTACTATTTTGTGGCGCAGGATATCCACGAGCGGGCCAGTTCCTCGCATATCCAGTATCAGACGTTGCGCGATAACTTCCGCTACAGCGATGTGATGTTCCGCTTCCAGCGTCTGCTGTCTATGCAGGCGCAGGCTTGCCAGCAGCTGTCGAAAGCGATTCTGCTGCGTACGCCTTACCAGCATGACAGCCGCTTTGAGCGGGCGTTTACCCATCTGGATGCCGCGTTAGATCGCGTTCGGGCAAGCGGCGCATCGCCAGAACAGATGAAAGCGTTGGGTTTTCTGCTTAACAACCTGCGGGCCATTGACGCGCAACTGGCAACCATTGAATCCGAACAGGCGCAAGAGCAGGCAAAAAGCGAAACGGAGACCCTGCTCGCCGATGACGGCCTGCACGGCTTCAGCGATATTCGCCTGCGTTTGAGCATGAATATGTCCCCTGAGTCCGCCCTGTTCCGTCATGCCGTAAGGATGTCGCTGGTGCTTTGCGCCGGATATGCATTTATTCAGCTTACCGGCCTGAACCACGGTTACTGGATTTTGCTCACCAGTCTGTTTGTCTGCCAGCCAAACTACAACGCCACGCGCCACCGTCTGGCGCTGCGTATTATCGGTACGCTGGTCGGTGTGGCGTTAGGTATCCCTGTTCTGCTGCTGGTGCCGTCCCTGGAAGGACAACTGGCGCTGATTGTGATAACCGGGGTGCTGTTCTTCGCTTTCCGTAATGTGCAATATGCCCATGCCACCATGTTCATTACCCTGCTGGTATTGTTGTGCTTCAACCTGCTGGGCGAAGGCTTTGAGGTGGCGTTACCGCGCGTTATCGACACGCTGATAGGGTGTGGTATCGCCTGGTTCGCCGTCAGTTTTATCTGGCCGGACTGGAAGTTCCGCGACCTCCCGCGGGTGCTGGCGCGCGCGGTGGATGCCAACTGCCGCTATCTGGATGCCATCCTCGAACAGTATCATCAGGGCCGCGATAACCGTCTTGCTTATCGCATCGCCCGCCGCGACGCGCATAACCGCGATGCTGAGCTGGCGTCGGTGGTATCAAACATGTCGACGGAACCCAAGGTCACCAATGAGATGCGGGAAACTGCGTTCCGTCTGCTATGCCTGAACCATACGCTCACCAGCTATATCTCCGCGCTGGGCGCACACCGTGAAAAGCTGACTAACCCGGATATTCTGGCGCTGCTGGACGATGCCGTGTGCTATGTCGATGACGCTTTCCATCATCTGCCAACGGATGAAGAACGCGTTCAGGAAGCGCTGACCGGGCTGGCGGAGCGCATCCGCCATCTTGAACCGCGCCCGGACAGTAAAGAGCCGTTGGTTCTGCAACAAATTGGCTTGCTCGTTGCCCTGCTGCCGGAAATCTGCCGTCTGCAGCAACGCGTTCTTGCCTAATCGGTCTGGGCGGGCGTGTGGATACTCAGCGCGCTTGCCCAGTCAATTAACTCATCGCGCCGCCGCAGCGGAACGGCTGCGGCATGAACGCCCGTCAATGCCCCTTCGAGCGATAAAATAAACCCCACGCTCAAATTCTCGCGTAGCCGACGTAATTTCGCCCATGCGTCTTTTGCGCCCAGTCGTTGCAAATCTGCCACATTACATATTCCGGCCTCCGCCATAAGCAGTTCCATATGAAAGGAAAGATTTGGCAGATCCTTTAATCGTTGCGATACCAGACGCCCTTTTTTCTCCCGTTGCGCATCTTTTAACGAATACTTACTTAATCGCAGCAACATTTTTTGGTTCTGCCATAGCGCCTCATCCACGCGGAAATAGTTAAGTTGAAGCGGGCCACCTCGCTTTTTAAGCGTCAGAAGCGGCGTTTTCACTTTGCGTTGATACACCGCTGTATCTTCACAGGCCCGAAGATAAAGTTCCCCTTCTGAGACCATGGCGAAAACGGTGTTGTTAACCGAAAGACTATAACCGCCAAACAGCGAACGGGAGCGCACGACGCCCAGTGGTGCGAGGTATTCCTGGGATTGATAAATCCGTTTATAAGATATTTTTTTCATGATTATCCCTTACTAATCATGCAATTAGGAGCATTAAAGTCGTTAATAGATCCAGTAATGAGCAACATAAGAAACTTACGCCAGCACGGCAAGAATTGCGTGAATTTGATGTGCGATTTTGCGAGTCGCTTTCAGAAAATGAGGTTGATCTTTGGTGACAGGGGTAGTACTGTATATTCATACAGTAACCCACAAGGTTGGATTAGCTATGTATACATCTGGTGTTGTAAATCGTTCTTCCGTCGCGGCAGCGCCTGCGACCCATCGCGCATTCGCGTCTTCTGTACAGGCCTCCCCTGCCCTGGTGAGCGAAGTGGTTTATCGTGAAGATCAGCCCATGATGGCGCAGTTACTGCTGCTACCTTTATTGCAACAACTGGGTCAGCAATCTCGCTGGCAGCTATGGCTCACGCCGCAACAAAAGTTGAGCCGCCAGTGGGTTCAGGCTTCCGGTCTGCCATTGTCCAAGGTCATGCAGCTTCGCCAGATGTCCTCGTACAACATGCTCGACTCCATGGCGCGCGCATTACGTACAGGAAACTATAGTGTGGTTATCGCCTGGGTGGCGGAAGAATTGTCGGAGCAGGAACATGCCCGGTTGATGAGCGCGGCCGAGGAAGGCAATGCCATGGCGTTTATCATGCGCCCGGTTAACTCGTCCTCTCATCCAGCAGGACAACTGAATGGGCTAAAAATTCACTCAAATTTGTATCATTAAAAGAAATTAGGAATTTTCCTGGAATTTTTTTTGCAGTCTCGTTACGGGCATGTTTCAGGAGCTGGAAATCCTGTGAACGCTGGTGTGATGCGGTTCTCAGAATTTTATCTCGCATAAATTCTAGCCGTAAATGTTAAATATTGTGTATACAACCCCTTTTTTTTCATATGCCTGACGGAGTTCACACTTGTAAGTTTCCAACTACGTTGTAGACTTTACATCGCCAGGGGTGATCAGCTTACGCCGCAGAGATCTGCTGAGTAATTAATAAGTCACGCCCCCGGTGAAGGATTTAACCGTGAGTCTTTTAGATTTTCATGGCAAATTTTGGATGATAACGAGGCGCAAAAAATGAAAAAGACAGCTATCGCGATTGCAGTGGCACTGGCTGGTTTCGCTACCGTAGCGCAGGCCGCTCCGAAAGATAACACCTGGTATACTGGTGCTAAACTGGGCTGGTCTCAGTTCCACGATGTCGGCAACAACCAGATCAACAACAACGGTCCGACCCATGAAAGCCAACTGGGCGCTGGTGCCTTCGGTGGTTATCAGGTTAACCCGTACGTTGGTTTCGAAATGGGTTATGACTGGTTAGGTCGTATGCCGTACAAAGGCAGCGAGCAGAACGGTGCTTTCAAAGCTCAGGGCGTTCAGCTGACCGCTAAACTGGGTTACCCAATCACTGACGATCTGGACATCTACACTCGTCTGGGTGGTATGGTTTGGCGTGCAGACGCTAAAAACAACGACGGCTTCAAAGACCACGACACTGGCGTATCCCCAGTATTCGCTGGCGGCGTTGAATACGCGGTTACCCGTGACATCGCTACCCGTCTGGAATACCAGTGGACTAACAACATCGGTGACGCGAACACCGTTGGTGGTCGTCCGGACAACGGCCTGCTGAGCGTAGGTGTTTCCTACCGTTTCGGCCAGCAGGAAGATGCAGCTCCAGTAGTTGCACCGGCTCCGGCTCCGGCTCCAGAAGTACAGACCAAACACTTCACTCTGAAGTCTGACGTTCTGTTCAACTTCAACAAAGCAACGCTGAAACCAGAAGGCCAGCAGGCTCTGGATCAGATGTACAGCCAGCTGAGCAACCTGGATCCGAAAGACGGTTCCGTAGTTGTTCTGGGCTTCACTGACCGCATCGGTTCTGACGCTTACAACCAGGGTCTGTCCGAGAAACGTGCTCAGTCCGTTGTTGATTACCTGATCTCTAAAGGTATTCCTTCTGACAAAATCTCTGCACGTGGCATGGGCGAATCCAACCCGGTTACCGGCAACACCTGTGACAACGTGAAAGCTCGCGCTGCACTGATCGACTGCCTGGCCCCGGATCGTCGCGTAGAGATCGAAGTTAAAGGCATCAAAGACGTTGTAGCTCAGCCGCAGGCTTAAGTTATCGTCTTATGAAAAAACCCCGCAATGCGGGGTTTTTTTTTGGCCTGAAGAAAAGGTTTAAACGATTATTCTTTGCCTAATAGCGCCTGTAAATCCTGCTTCAGGGTGCTCATCTTCGAAGCATATTTCTCTTTGTTTTCCGCGTCTTCAATCAGCTGCACAATGGTTTCTGACAGCGTTTTGCCGCGCCGCTGCGCAAGACCCGCCAGGCGCTGCCAGACGGCGAACTCCAGATCTATCGACTTCTTACGCGTATGCTGATGCTCGGCGTTAAAATGGCGTTTGCGGCGTGCGCGAATCGTCTGCTTCATACGGTTCACCAGGCCGGGATTGATATTCTGCGCAATCCACTCATTCACCTGTACCGGCTCATGCTCAAGTTTCAGCAGGAGATCAACCGCTTCCTGCGCGGCGCTGGTTTCAATGTAACGGGTGATCGGTTCGCCTTCCCGGTGCTTCTTCACCAGGTACTTCCACTTCCACCCGCTCTCAAGATTTTCCAGTTGTTGATATTTCATTGCGATCCCAAGGTGACCGTGTAACTCTTTTCAGGATATCAGTTTTTTGCCAATGTGCTGAGTAGAAATCAGTGAGTGTGAAGACAATGTCGGCGATATCAGAATAACCGCCCTATTCTCCGTGAGCTTCCCTGCGGCATAAGGTATAATCTCGCGCTTTACATCTGACTAAAAATAGCGACTTTGACCATAAATACTCTTTCCCGGCGCGACCTTGCCCCTGCGACTGATGCGTACCAGGCGCTATTTACACTGCCTGAAATCTCGTCAGTTAATGAATCCTTATTCAGCGAGCTGCAGGCTCGTTTGCACTATGCTCTGGAGCAGTTTCTGCACCCTCAGGGCGTCAGCGACTTCTTACTGGTGAAAGCACCAGAAGAAAAAGCGTACCTGCAGCTGCTCAACAACACGACCCACACCTTGCGTGGCGATTCAGCGTCTCGCCTGACCGGCGTGAACTATACCATCGCCGCAGGTCAGGTCAGCGTCTCTCCGGCAACGTCGCCGGACGATAATTTTGCAAGCATCGGCCCGGTCATTTTTGCCGACTGGGTGGAAGCTGAGCAGCTGTTCGGCTGCGTGCGTCAGTTTAATGGCGATATTTCGCTTCAGCCTGGTCTGGTGCACAAAGCCAACGGTGGCGTGCTCATACTCTCTCTGCGCGCATTACTGGCTCAGCCCCTGCTGTGGATGCGTCTAAAATCACAGGTGACCCAGCAGCGTTTTGAGTGGCTATCCTTTGATGAGTCACGTCCGTTGCCCGTCACGATCCCTTCCATGCCGCTGTCGCTGAAAGTGATGCTGGTTGGCGATCGTGACGCGCTGGCCGATTTCCAGGAGATGGAACCTGAACTGGCGGAAAAATCGCTCTACTGCGAATATGAAGACAATCTGCAGCTCACCGATGAAGAGACCATCAAACAGTGGTGTCAGTGGGTTCAGCAGGTCGCGCGTGATGCAGACCTGCCGATGCTCGCGGCCGATGCCTGGCCGCGTCTGATTCAGGAAGGCGCTCGCTACACCGGCGATCAGGAAACGCTGCCGCTTTGTCCGCTGTGGATTAGCCGCCAGTTGCGCGAAACCGCGCCGTTCTGCGAAGGCGAAACCATTGGCGACGAGCAGCTCAAAACGATGCTCGAACAGCGTCAGTGGCGCGAAGGTTATCTGGCCGAGCGTATGCAGGACGAAATCCTGCTTGAGCAGATTCTGATTGAAACAGAAGGTGAATGCGTCGGGCAGATTAACGCTCTGTCGGTGATTGAATTCCCAGGGCACCCGCGCGCCTTTGGTGAACCTTCCCGTATCAGCTGCGTCGTGCACATCGGTGACGGCGAATTCACGGATATCGAACGCAAAGCTGAACTTGGCGGCAATATTCACGCCAAAGGCATGATGATTATGCAGGCGTTTCTGATGTCGGAACTCGAGCTCGATCAGCAGATCCCGTTCTCTGCATCGTTAACCTTTGAACAGTCCTACAGCGAAGTGGATGGCGACAGCGCGTCCATGGCTGAGCTGTGCGCCTTGATTAGCGCCCTCTCCGGCGTGCCGATTAATCAAAGCATCGCTATCACCGGTTCCGTCGATCAGTTTGGGCGCGCGCAGCCGGTTGGCGGTCTGAATGAAAAAATTGAAGGTTTCTTTGCTATCTGTCTGCAACGCGGCTTAAACGGTAAACAGGGCGTAATCATTCCTAACGCCAATGTGCGCCATTTAAGTTTGTCAGCGGAAGTTCAGGAAGCCGTGGAGGCCGGACAATTTTCTATCTGGGCGGTCGATGATGTGACCGAGGCTCTGCCGCTTCTCACCCAACTGAACTGGGATGCTGAAGGGCAGACGACATTGTTGCAAACGATTCAGGAACGTATCGCGCAGGCCTCGCAGCCCGACGCGCGGCATCGTTATCCGTGGCCGCTGCGCTGGCTGGGCTGGTTCAATTCGAACTGATCGGACTTGTTCAGCGTACACGTGTTAGCTATCCTGCGTCCCGAACTCAAAATAAGGCTTACTGAAAACATGGTAGATAAACGCGAATCTTATACAAAAGAAGATCTTCTTGCCTCTGGTCGCGGTGAACTGTTTGGCGCGAAAGGCCCGCAGTTGCCAGCCCCTAGCATGCTGATGATGGATCGTGTCGTTAAAATGACCGAAACCGGCGGCAATTTTGATAAGGGCTATGTTGAAGCAGAGCTCGATATCAACCCGGACCTGTGGTTCTTCGGTTGCCACTTCATTGGCGACCCGGTGATGCCAGGCTGCCTGGGTCTGGACGCCATGTGGCAGCTGGTAGGCTTCTACCTTGGCTGGCTTGGCGGTGAAGGCAAAGGCCGTGCGCTAGGCGTGGGTGAAGTGAAATTCACCGGTCAGGTTCTGCCGACCGCGAAGAAAGTGACCTACCGTATTCACTTCAAACGCATTGTTAACCGCCGTCTGATCATGGGCCTGGCGGATGGCGAAGTGCTGGTAGATGGTCGTCTGATCTATACCGCTAACGACCTGAAGGTTGGGTTGTTCCAGGATACTTCTGCGTTCTAAGACCCCGTATTAACGCGAAACCTCCGCATAGCGGAGGTTTCTTCTAAAGAGACAGCGTCAGGCGATAACTGTCCTGTCCTCCATGGCTTCTCGCCAGCCTCCGAGCCAGTGTGAACGTTGATTTAACGTCTGGTAAGGACAAATCTCCTTCGACTTACCGGCAATACCGGCCTGATACCCACGCTGATGTGCCCGTTCCAGGCGATCTCGTTTTTGTCTCTTCATGCCTCGTTTCCCTCATTACTTTTATCTGGTGGAAATGAAAACAGTGATTACAAAGTGTGCAACCACACATTACGAATAACCTGAATCATCACGATCGTCAATGCGCAAAATTCACGCCAGTGTCATATTTGTGAGCTACGCAAGAGTTCATTTGTACAAAAAATGTGAGGTGGGACAACTAAGCTGCTGAGCATAAAAACAAAAAAACCGCCGTGGATTTTGCATCCACGACGGCCTTAAGCATTATTAATTCTACTTATAGTTGCTGATTGAGAGAGCGGGCAATAGAGACCGCTTCCTGGCTCCAGGCTTGCGCCAGCATTTTCACCATCTCATCATAACCATCTTTCTGCTGCGCCAGCTCAATGTGGAACGGACGCTTAATTAGCTGCCCCTGATGGTTCAGCAGCCATTCACCGCTGACAATCACTTTCCCATCATAGCGCCCGTGGAAGCCATTCACCGACACGTTGAGCGTATCCTGATCGTGGCCCAGGGGTTGCGACGCAATCACCCAACCTGGCAACTGGTTGCTCAGGTTGGCGATGAGCGTGGTACGCAGCTGTTGGTCAAGCGGGCTGGCCCACAGGTTATTGCTGGCAATCACGTACTGCACATCACTGGTCTGATACACCACGCCGCTCCCGGCGAGGTAATCAGGAACCGAGACCTGCTCTACCCACAACAGATGGCTACCGGAGCTGGCGCTGTTTTGCACAGTGCCTTTGTCCAATGGCAACTGGTAGTAGGTTTTATTCTCACCGCTGCTGCTACAGGCTGCCAGCAGGCAGGCCGCCGCCAGCACTATCCATTTTTTCATTGTTTCGCCCTCTTAGGCTCTGGATCTTTTTTATCCTTCGCTTCAAACACCAGCGCGTTACTCTTCTCGTTCAGCGTTTTCAGAACCGGTTGCAGCTCACGCAGCACCTGATCCAGACGTTGCATATCCGCGACCATTTTGTTGTAAGCAGCCGAGCCCGGCTGGAAGCCCTGCATACTGCGATTCAACTCGCGCAGCGTTTTCTGCATGTCTTCTGGCAGTTGCTGCATCGACTGGCTGGCCGTTATCTTATTCAGATTATCCAGCGTTGTTTGCAGCTGACGCATAGTGCGCTGGCTTTCGGTCAACGTATTAGTCGCCTGCTCGATCATCGGATTCAGCGGCAGGTTGTTGAATTTGTCCAGCGTATCCATCAGACGCTGCTGGATCTGCGCCAGGCCACCGCTCACGGTCGGGATAATCTGATAACCGCTAAACTCACGGATACCGGTCATCTGCGGCTCTTTCGGATAGAAGTCCATGTCAACATAGAGCGCGCCGGTCACCAGGTTACCGGTTTTCAGAGAGCCGCGCAGGCCACGTTTCATCAGTTCTTCAAGATGTTGTCCCAGATCCGGATGCTCACCCAACTGATTTGCCAGACGTTCCGGCTCAATGCGGATCAGCACCGGAATACGGTAATCATTATTCAGCGCCTGACGCAGACCTTTAACATCAAACGGAACCTGCGCCACGGTGCCCAGACGAATGCCGCGGAATTCCACCGGCGCGCCCGGTTGCAGGCCACGAACGGAATCTTTGAAGAACATCAGGTAATCAAGATGCTCTGTATACAGGGAGTCCTGAATACTTTTCTGATCGTCATACAGTCTGAACTCGCTCTTTTCAGTTACCGGCTGGCCAAGATCCAGCCCTTCCGGCACGTCAAAGCTTACCCCACCGCTAAACAGCGTGGTGAGCGACCCCATCTCTACGCGCATCCCGGC
Protein-coding regions in this window:
- a CDS encoding TfoX/Sxy family DNA transformation protein produces the protein MKKISYKRIYQSQEYLAPLGVVRSRSLFGGYSLSVNNTVFAMVSEGELYLRACEDTAVYQRKVKTPLLTLKKRGGPLQLNYFRVDEALWQNQKMLLRLSKYSLKDAQREKKGRLVSQRLKDLPNLSFHMELLMAEAGICNVADLQRLGAKDAWAKLRRLRENLSVGFILSLEGALTGVHAAAVPLRRRDELIDWASALSIHTPAQTD
- the sulA gene encoding SOS-induced cell division inhibitor SulA; the protein is MYTSGVVNRSSVAAAPATHRAFASSVQASPALVSEVVYREDQPMMAQLLLLPLLQQLGQQSRWQLWLTPQQKLSRQWVQASGLPLSKVMQLRQMSSYNMLDSMARALRTGNYSVVIAWVAEELSEQEHARLMSAAEEGNAMAFIMRPVNSSSHPAGQLNGLKIHSNLYH
- a CDS encoding AAA family ATPase, which produces MTINTLSRRDLAPATDAYQALFTLPEISSVNESLFSELQARLHYALEQFLHPQGVSDFLLVKAPEEKAYLQLLNNTTHTLRGDSASRLTGVNYTIAAGQVSVSPATSPDDNFASIGPVIFADWVEAEQLFGCVRQFNGDISLQPGLVHKANGGVLILSLRALLAQPLLWMRLKSQVTQQRFEWLSFDESRPLPVTIPSMPLSLKVMLVGDRDALADFQEMEPELAEKSLYCEYEDNLQLTDEETIKQWCQWVQQVARDADLPMLAADAWPRLIQEGARYTGDQETLPLCPLWISRQLRETAPFCEGETIGDEQLKTMLEQRQWREGYLAERMQDEILLEQILIETEGECVGQINALSVIEFPGHPRAFGEPSRISCVVHIGDGEFTDIERKAELGGNIHAKGMMIMQAFLMSELELDQQIPFSASLTFEQSYSEVDGDSASMAELCALISALSGVPINQSIAITGSVDQFGRAQPVGGLNEKIEGFFAICLQRGLNGKQGVIIPNANVRHLSLSAEVQEAVEAGQFSIWAVDDVTEALPLLTQLNWDAEGQTTLLQTIQERIAQASQPDARHRYPWPLRWLGWFNSN
- the ompA gene encoding porin OmpA encodes the protein MKKTAIAIAVALAGFATVAQAAPKDNTWYTGAKLGWSQFHDVGNNQINNNGPTHESQLGAGAFGGYQVNPYVGFEMGYDWLGRMPYKGSEQNGAFKAQGVQLTAKLGYPITDDLDIYTRLGGMVWRADAKNNDGFKDHDTGVSPVFAGGVEYAVTRDIATRLEYQWTNNIGDANTVGGRPDNGLLSVGVSYRFGQQEDAAPVVAPAPAPAPEVQTKHFTLKSDVLFNFNKATLKPEGQQALDQMYSQLSNLDPKDGSVVVLGFTDRIGSDAYNQGLSEKRAQSVVDYLISKGIPSDKISARGMGESNPVTGNTCDNVKARAALIDCLAPDRRVEIEVKGIKDVVAQPQA
- a CDS encoding YccF domain-containing protein: MRTVLNILNFVLGGFATTLGWLVATFFSIVFIITLPLTRSCWEITKLSLLPYGNEAVHVDELEPQSKNSVLNAGGTVLNIVWLVLFGWWLCLSHIAVGITQCISIIGIPVGIANFKIAAIALWPVGRRVVPVEVARAAREANARRRFQ
- the helD gene encoding DNA helicase IV, producing MELRATTLGKRMAQHPYDRVELLNAGVKVSGEQHEYLIPFNQLLSINCKRGLVWGELEFVLPEDKVVRLHGTEWGETQRFHRHLITRWQAWSQEMSDISADVLQQLLAEIADNNDVGKWLTRQQTATIRQRILHALEGLPVPVSRLDSFDNCREAWQQCQAWLNDVEASRQAHNQRYTDSMLEQYADFFEQVESSPLNDSQARAVVNGERSLLVLAGAGSGKTSVLVARAGWLMTRGEAAAEQILLLAFGRKAAQEMDERIQERLHTDAISARTFHSLALHIIQQGSKKVPVVSKLENDTAARYKLFTDCWQQQCKEKKAQAKGWRLWLQEEMGWEVGEDNFWNDAKILKRMGSRLDRWVSLMRMHGGTQAEMIDNAPEEVRELFGKRVKLMAPLLKAWKTALKEENAVDFSGLIHQAINVLEKGRFVSPWKHILVDEFQDISPQRAALLAALRKQNSQTTLFAVGDDWQAIYRFSGAQLSLTTAFTHYFGEGDNCALDTTYRFNGRIGQIANRFIQQNPHQLHKPLNSLTAGDKKAVTLLPDDQLDALFDKLSGYVTAEQRILVLARYHHLKPAALEKAATRWPKLNIDFMTVHASKGQQADYVIVLGLQEGQDGFPAPARESIMEQALLPEPEDFIDAEERRLLYVAMTRARHRVWLMFNKENPSPFVDILKQLDVPVARKP
- the yccS gene encoding YccS family putative transporter; the encoded protein is MLSPLLRRYTWNSAWLYNVRIFIALCGTTALPWWLGDSKLTIPLTLGVVAAALTDLDDRLAGRLRNLVITLICFFIASASVELLFPWPWLFALGLTVSTTGFILLGCLGQRYATIAFGALLIAIYTMLGVSLYSQWYQQPMLLIAGAVWYNLLTLTGHLIFPIRPLQDNIARSYEQLAHYLELKSRLFDPDIEDENQAPLYELALANGKLMATLNQTKTSLLTRLRGDRGQRGTRRTLHYYFVAQDIHERASSSHIQYQTLRDNFRYSDVMFRFQRLLSMQAQACQQLSKAILLRTPYQHDSRFERAFTHLDAALDRVRASGASPEQMKALGFLLNNLRAIDAQLATIESEQAQEQAKSETETLLADDGLHGFSDIRLRLSMNMSPESALFRHAVRMSLVLCAGYAFIQLTGLNHGYWILLTSLFVCQPNYNATRHRLALRIIGTLVGVALGIPVLLLVPSLEGQLALIVITGVLFFAFRNVQYAHATMFITLLVLLCFNLLGEGFEVALPRVIDTLIGCGIAWFAVSFIWPDWKFRDLPRVLARAVDANCRYLDAILEQYHQGRDNRLAYRIARRDAHNRDAELASVVSNMSTEPKVTNEMRETAFRLLCLNHTLTSYISALGAHREKLTNPDILALLDDAVCYVDDAFHHLPTDEERVQEALTGLAERIRHLEPRPDSKEPLVLQQIGLLVALLPEICRLQQRVLA
- the matP gene encoding macrodomain Ter protein MatP; this encodes MKYQQLENLESGWKWKYLVKKHREGEPITRYIETSAAQEAVDLLLKLEHEPVQVNEWIAQNINPGLVNRMKQTIRARRKRHFNAEHQHTRKKSIDLEFAVWQRLAGLAQRRGKTLSETIVQLIEDAENKEKYASKMSTLKQDLQALLGKE